One segment of Mycobacterium spongiae DNA contains the following:
- a CDS encoding LppX_LprAFG lipoprotein: MSDRRPAVISAVTVLLGICLALWLSGCSSSATDSEEPSVATTPSDPALVAEIQQAADATKALTSAHLSISSTGRVESLLGISSADVDVRANPLAAKGVCTYNDEAGVPFRVADDQISVKLFDDWTTLGSLSELASARLVDPTNGVAKMLSGVTNLRADGTEVIDGVPTNQITGMLSTDTVKMLDPGARQPRPATVWIANDGSHRLVRAQVDLGSGTVAVTLSKWNEPVNIE; encoded by the coding sequence ATGAGTGATCGGCGACCCGCGGTGATCTCTGCGGTGACGGTGTTGCTGGGTATCTGCCTAGCGCTGTGGCTATCCGGATGTTCATCGTCAGCAACGGATTCCGAGGAACCCAGCGTTGCAACGACGCCGTCGGACCCGGCCCTCGTCGCCGAGATCCAGCAGGCAGCGGATGCGACAAAGGCTTTGACCAGCGCTCACCTGTCGATCAGTTCAACCGGGCGCGTCGAAAGCCTGCTGGGCATCAGTAGCGCCGACGTCGATGTCCGGGCCAATCCACTCGCTGCGAAAGGGGTGTGTACCTACAACGACGAGGCGGGCGTCCCCTTCCGGGTGGCAGACGACCAAATCTCGGTGAAACTGTTCGACGACTGGACTACTCTCGGCTCCCTATCGGAGCTGGCATCCGCTCGTCTGGTCGACCCCACCAATGGCGTGGCGAAAATGCTGTCGGGCGTCACCAATCTGCGGGCCGACGGCACGGAGGTGATCGACGGCGTTCCCACTAACCAGATCACCGGGATGCTCTCAACGGACACGGTCAAGATGCTGGATCCGGGCGCCAGGCAGCCGAGGCCGGCGACAGTGTGGATTGCGAATGACGGTTCGCACCGCCTCGTCCGCGCTCAAGTGGACCTCGGTTCCGGCACCGTTGCGGTCACGCTGTCCAAATGGAACGAACCGGTCAACATCGAATAG
- a CDS encoding MMPL family transporter, with the protein MSSDRNPRSSRLAKILIVAAWIAVTVTANLILALTEPKAQDAGSALLPQDATTAAANSRIAQAFPGTGTNAIAYLVLEGRDPLGPADERFYDAAVRALRADSEHVGSVLDWWSDPLTAPLGTSADGRRGIAVVWLRGEAGTDRARESLASARSVVHTLPHGAGLRARIAVPATTTDMPLRMSVWQGAAIVAVAAVVAILLLLRPRTSRAAVGTAAVALLTAALSLALAWPLAVVLRLHLAELSAFSVTVAAVLTIGTITTSTLLVRRGLDESGSAMHRGRYRDALPALALPGLGIAMLTGPLLLARTPSLHSVGVAALGVVVALGASLTLLPSLIGLVGSAGPPAVPQQASSRIASPTGTRPPPIPGFSRRIGVIAVVLAVCAAPVIGMRWGIDEDSAATPAARFFPANQLPDVVLLEADADLRDPAGLIAIDHVSRRLMEIPGVRKVQSAAWPGGVPWTDASLTATAGRLSDQLDRQAATFVPQVNSIKTLASVVDQVTGAVNELDKSVTAGVAGLTEMQRSIDVVISGTRNIKDTTAEVSEYLDPVRGWMGSIQNCAADALCSAIRKVVDPFDSVIADVAVLSDGADQIAAGSTTAVGAIASTPHTVAQMRSALAQLSSLVPTLETTVEDTLPQVVQLSAFLRNLSTDFADTGEGGFYLPRKALADASYRHVRHTMFSADGTATRLFIYSDVDTLGLNAAARVRQLDSAVASTTKYGSLLDSRITVSGASQVAASLRDALTHDVVLLGLATLAVVALVTMWRGVAGGLAIGLGTLASFLAALGISVLLFQHLLGRELQASAALVSFAVLAAFGVPHLIARLVASPEAATMPVRGAVASLTALGAVFGGGLLLLSGTSLGALSQVGSVLLIGLAAVAAVAHVCLPAATSTDPTERPAS; encoded by the coding sequence GTGTCATCCGACCGGAACCCCAGGTCGTCCCGGCTCGCCAAGATCCTTATCGTGGCCGCCTGGATCGCCGTCACGGTGACCGCGAATCTGATTCTGGCGCTGACTGAGCCGAAAGCCCAGGATGCCGGCTCGGCGCTGCTGCCCCAAGACGCGACGACAGCCGCGGCCAACAGCCGGATTGCCCAGGCATTCCCGGGCACCGGCACCAACGCCATCGCGTACCTGGTGCTGGAGGGTCGCGACCCGCTGGGGCCGGCGGATGAGCGCTTCTATGACGCTGCCGTCCGCGCCCTACGCGCCGACTCCGAGCACGTGGGATCGGTACTCGACTGGTGGTCAGATCCCCTCACCGCCCCGCTGGGAACAAGTGCCGACGGTCGCCGCGGAATCGCGGTGGTCTGGCTGCGGGGCGAGGCGGGGACCGACCGCGCCCGCGAATCGCTCGCGTCCGCCAGGTCGGTGGTGCACACGTTGCCGCATGGTGCGGGGCTTCGCGCACGCATTGCGGTCCCGGCGACCACCACAGACATGCCCCTGCGCATGTCGGTGTGGCAGGGCGCCGCGATCGTAGCCGTCGCGGCCGTCGTCGCCATTCTGCTCCTGCTGCGACCACGGACGTCCAGGGCTGCCGTGGGGACGGCTGCGGTAGCGCTGCTTACGGCCGCGTTGTCACTCGCGCTGGCGTGGCCACTTGCTGTGGTCCTGCGACTACACCTCGCCGAACTGTCGGCCTTCTCCGTGACCGTGGCCGCGGTCCTGACGATCGGTACCATCACCACCTCCACCCTGCTGGTGCGCCGTGGGCTCGACGAGAGCGGCTCGGCGATGCATCGGGGCCGATACCGCGACGCCCTGCCGGCATTGGCGCTGCCTGGGTTGGGCATCGCGATGCTCACTGGCCCGCTGCTGCTTGCCCGAACACCGTCCCTGCACAGCGTCGGGGTCGCCGCACTCGGTGTGGTCGTGGCGCTGGGGGCTTCGCTGACGTTGCTGCCTAGCCTGATCGGATTGGTCGGATCGGCAGGACCACCCGCCGTGCCGCAGCAGGCATCGTCGCGAATCGCGAGCCCCACCGGGACACGCCCGCCCCCGATCCCCGGCTTCTCTCGTCGGATTGGCGTCATCGCGGTGGTGCTGGCGGTCTGCGCAGCACCCGTCATCGGCATGCGCTGGGGAATCGACGAAGATTCGGCAGCAACACCCGCCGCACGGTTCTTCCCGGCGAATCAGCTGCCCGATGTAGTGCTGCTCGAAGCCGACGCCGACCTTCGGGATCCGGCGGGGCTCATCGCGATCGACCACGTCAGCCGCCGTTTGATGGAGATTCCCGGTGTCCGCAAGGTGCAGTCGGCGGCATGGCCCGGCGGTGTCCCCTGGACCGATGCCTCGCTCACGGCCACCGCGGGACGGCTCAGCGATCAGCTGGACCGCCAGGCCGCGACGTTTGTGCCGCAAGTGAATTCGATCAAGACACTCGCGTCGGTAGTCGACCAGGTGACCGGCGCGGTCAACGAGCTGGACAAGAGCGTGACCGCCGGGGTCGCCGGGCTCACCGAAATGCAGCGGTCTATCGATGTAGTGATCTCTGGAACGCGCAACATCAAGGACACGACCGCCGAGGTGTCGGAATACCTGGATCCGGTGCGCGGCTGGATGGGCAGCATCCAGAATTGCGCCGCCGACGCGCTGTGCTCAGCCATTCGGAAGGTCGTTGATCCCTTCGATAGCGTGATCGCCGACGTGGCCGTACTGTCCGATGGCGCTGACCAGATCGCCGCGGGATCGACGACCGCAGTGGGCGCGATCGCTTCCACTCCGCATACGGTGGCGCAAATGCGTTCGGCGCTGGCGCAGTTGAGCTCCTTGGTACCCACCCTCGAAACAACAGTGGAAGACACGCTCCCGCAGGTCGTGCAGCTATCGGCGTTCCTGAGAAATCTCAGCACCGACTTCGCCGATACCGGCGAGGGCGGCTTCTACCTGCCACGGAAGGCGCTTGCCGATGCGTCATACCGGCACGTGCGCCACACGATGTTTTCCGCCGACGGAACGGCCACCCGACTGTTCATCTATTCCGACGTCGATACGCTAGGCCTGAACGCCGCGGCACGAGTGCGACAGCTGGACAGCGCCGTGGCGAGCACGACAAAGTACGGAAGCCTTCTCGACAGCCGGATCACGGTGAGCGGGGCTTCCCAGGTCGCCGCGTCGCTGCGCGACGCCCTCACCCACGATGTCGTGCTCTTGGGGCTGGCGACGCTCGCGGTAGTCGCCCTGGTCACAATGTGGCGCGGCGTCGCCGGCGGTCTGGCGATCGGGCTGGGGACCCTGGCATCTTTCCTGGCCGCACTGGGGATTTCGGTCCTGCTCTTCCAACACCTGCTCGGTCGTGAGTTGCAGGCCTCGGCGGCGCTGGTGTCGTTCGCCGTCCTCGCGGCATTCGGCGTCCCGCACCTTATCGCTAGGCTTGTCGCCAGCCCGGAGGCCGCCACCATGCCAGTTCGGGGCGCAGTTGCATCGCTCACGGCACTCGGCGCGGTGTTCGGCGGTGGACTGTTGCTGCTGTCGGGCACGTCGTTGGGCGCACTCAGTCAGGTCGGTAGCGTTCTGCTGATCGGGCTGGCCGCAGTGGCCGCGGTGGCACACGTGTGCCTTCCGGCCGCGACGTCAACCGACCCGACCGAGCGACCAGCAAGCTAG